Genomic segment of bacterium:
GACACCCTGATGGTCGGCCGCCTCGGTGCGGCCGAACTGGCCGCCGTCGCCGTGGCCACCCTGCTCTTCTCGGCCCTTTCGAGTTCCATCAAGGCCCTCGACGTGGGCGTGCAGAGCTTCACGGCCCGCCGGGT
This window contains:
- a CDS encoding MATE family efflux transporter, giving the protein MSSLDRRALLGTITHLALPVVLGNLAQTLMGLVDTLMVGRLGAAELAAVAVATLLFSALSSSIKALDVGVQSFTARRV